The following proteins come from a genomic window of Salvia hispanica cultivar TCC Black 2014 chromosome 4, UniMelb_Shisp_WGS_1.0, whole genome shotgun sequence:
- the LOC125218110 gene encoding probable calcium-binding protein CML25 — MGFKSLFKKKKQAIPVPIPIEAAQTFVMAASRSSSHNGRARMEDELEQVFKKFDANGDGRICVEELGSIMRSLGHPVPEEELRSMIREVDSDGDGFIDLREFIELNTSNVDNDEAQENLRHAFDIFDADKNGAISAEELLNVLRSLGEECTLDDCKKMISGVDIDRSGTIDFEEFKAMMMKGGRFDLSKSD, encoded by the coding sequence ATGGGATTCAAATCTCtgttcaagaagaagaagcaggcGATCCCGGTCCCGATCCCGATCGAAGCCGCGCAGACGTTCGTGATGGCTGCGTCCCGCTCGTCGTCCCACAACGGGCGCGCCCGGATGGAGGATGAGCTCGAGCAGGTGTTCAAGAAATTCGACGCGAACGGGGACGGGCGCATCTGCGTGGAGGAGCTGGGGTCCATCATGCGCAGCCTGGGGCACCCGGTCCCCGAGGAAGAGCTCCGCAGCATGATCCGCGAGGTGGACTCGGACGGCGACGGATTCATCGACCTCCGCGAGTTCATCGAGCTCAACACCAGCAACGTGGACAACGACGAGGCGCAGGAGAACCTCCGCCACGCCTTCGACATATTCGACGCGGACAAGAACGGCGCCATCTCCGCGGAGGAGCTCCTCAACGTCCTCCGCAGCCTCGGCGAGGAATGCACGCTTGATGACTGCAAGAAGATGATCAGCGGCGTCGACATCGACCGCAGCGGCACTATTGATTTTGAGGAGTTTAAGGCCATGATGATGAAGGGCGGCCGCTTCGACCTTTCCAAGTCTGATTAG
- the LOC125224321 gene encoding 40S ribosomal protein S3a-like: MAVGKNKRISKGKKGGKKKAVDPFAKKEWYDIKAPSVFSNKNVGKTLITRTQGTKIASEGLKHRVIEASLADLQGDEDHAYRKIRLRIEDVQGKNVLTNFWGMDFTTDKLRSLVRKRQSLIEAHIDVKTTDAYTLRMFCIAFTKKRVNQQKVTCYAKGSQVRQIRRKMREIMVNQAQSCSLKELVLKFIPESIGKEIEKATSSIYPLQNVYIRKVKILKAPKFDLGKLMEVHGDYTEDIGAKLDRPAEEPVAEPTELVGA, from the exons ATGGCCGTCGG GAAGAACAAGAGGATTTCAAAGGGGAAGAAGGGAGGCAAGAAGAAGGC TGTCGATCCATTTGCAAAGAAGGAGTGGTATGATATCAAAGCCCCTTCAGTTTTCAGCAACAAGAATGTGGGGAAAACCCTTATTACCCGTACTCAGGGCACCAAG ATAGCGTCAGAAGGTCTCAAGCACCGTGTGATTGAGGCGTCCTTGGCTGATCTACAAGGTGATGAGGATCACGCTTACAGAAAGATCCGCTTGAGGATTGAAGATGTTCAGGGAAAGAATGTCCTTACTAACTTCTGG GGTATGGACTTCACCACAGACAAGTTGAGATCACTTGTCAGGAAAAGGCAATCACTGATTGAGGCACATATTGATGTCAAGACAACTGATGCGTATACTTTGCGCATGTTTTGCATTGCCTTCACTAAGAAGCGTGTAAACCAGCAAAAGGTTACATGCTATGCCAAGGGAAGCCAAGTTCGTCAG ATTAGGCGGAAGATGAGGGAGATTATGGTTAACCAAGCACAGTCCTGCAGTCTTAAGGAATTGGTCCTGAAGTTCATTCCTGAGTCAATTGGGAAAGAGATTGAGAAGGCTACTTCAAGCATCTACCCACTCCAGAACGTTTACATCAGAAAGGTTAAAATCTTGAAGGCACCCAAATTTGACCTTGGCAAGTTGATGGAG GTTCATGGAGATTACACCGAAGATATTGGTGCAAAGTTGGACAGGCCAGCGGAGGAGCCAGTTGCTGAGCCGACTGAACTTGTTGGTGCCTAA
- the LOC125219595 gene encoding patatin-like protein 2 produces the protein MERSSIFQQLRLPQKHQRYVTVLSIDGGGIKGILPAVILERLESQLQELDGKEARIADYFDVIAGTSTGGLVTAMLTAPDENNRPLYAAKDIKPFYLDNCPMIFPQKHSLFPFVKLLKSLKGPLYDGKHLHTVLRDELRDRKLSDAITNVIIPAFDIKLLQPVIFSTYEARKSPLANAKLSDVCISTSAAPTFLPGHKFTTRDGKGNSRKYNLIDGGVAANNPALIAIAEVTKQMFDSNEDFFHTRPVDYPRLLTISLGTGAASIDDKRYSVKKANKWGILNWLSYKGTTPMVEIFTQAGADMVDFHISQIFQALGSQDNYLRIQNDTLNGVQNSVDVATHDNLGELVTLANEMLSRPVSRVNLRSGLAEPVPNGGTNEQALKRFANILSNERKLRLWSNNAEKKREVETRQPFQNPLNSLVDFARSVTDETKHVLAKHAQILRPSSQCRITSNQIEKLNGELSSVGKKLMMKSTIHEPTPFFPSHRQVFCRISMS, from the exons aTGGAGAGAAGTTCAATTTTCCAACAACTTCGGCTTCCCCAAAAGCACCAGAGATATGTGACGGTGCTGAGCATCGACGGCGGCGGTATTAAAGGTATCCTCCCCGCGGTTATCCTCGAACGCCTTGAGTCGCAGCTGCAGGAATTAGACGGCAAGGAAGCGAGAATAGCAGACTACTTTGACGTGATAGCCGGGACGAGCACGGGCGGCCTAGTCACAGCCATGCTCACAGCCCCGGACGAAAACAACCGCCCGCTTTACGCTGCCAAAGACATCAAGCCATTCTACTTGGACAACTGCCCCATGATATTTCCTCAGAAACA TTCATTATTTCCGTTTGTGAAGTTGCTGAAATCGTTAAAGGGGCCGTTATATGACGGGAAGCACCTTCATACGGTGTTGAGAGACGAGTTGAGAGACCGAAAGTTGAGCGATGCGATCACCAATGTCATTATTCCGGCGTTCGACATCAAGCTTCTGCAGCCGGTTATCTTCTCCACATATGag GCAAGAAAATCGCCACTAGCAAATGCAAAACTTTCAGACGTATGCATAAGCACATCCGCAGCTCCTACATTTCTCCCCGGCCACAAATTCACCACCCGCGACGGCAAAGGCAACTCTAGGAAATATAATCTCATCGATGGCGGCGTCGCTGCAAACAATCCg gctcTGATAGCCATAGCAGAAGTGACGAAGCAGATGTTCGACAGCAACGAAGACTTCTTCCACACAAGGCCAGTCGACTATCCTCGTCTTCTGACCATATCTCTAGGCACGGGAGCAGCGAGCATAGACGACAAGAGATACAGCGTGAAGAAGGCGAACAAATGGGGCATTCTGAATTGGCTTTCATACAAGGGCACCACGCCCATGGTCGAGATCTTCACCCAAGCAGGTGCTGATATGGTCGACTTTCACATTTCTCAGATTTTTCAAGCTCTTGGCTCTCAAGATAACTATCTCAGGATCCAG aaCGATACCTTAAATGGGGTTCAGAATTCGGTGGATGTTGCAACACACGATAACTTAGGTGAACTTGTCACACTTGCTAATGAAATGCTGTCTAGACCGGTTTCAAGGGTCAATTTGAGGTCCGGTCTAGCTGAACCGGTCCCGAATGGTGGGACCAATGAACAAGCTCTGAAAAG GTTTGCGAATATATTGTCAAATGAACGGAAGCTTCGGCTATGGAGCAATAATGctgaaaagaagagagaggtCGAGACGAGGCAGCCGTTCCAAAATCCATTGAATAGTTTGGTTGATTTTGCACGATCGGTGACGGATGAGACCAAACATGTACTAGCAAAGCATGCTCAAATTTTGAGACCAAGCTCCCAATGTAGGATCACTTCAAATCAAATCGAAAAGTTGAACGGAGAACTTAGCTCAGTGGGGAAGAAGCTGATGATGAAATCAACAATTCATGAACCCACtccttttttcccttctcatCGCCAAGTCTTCTGCAGAATATCTATGTCTTGA
- the LOC125224415 gene encoding ubiquitin-conjugating enzyme E2 variant 1A, giving the protein MGSEESSQVIVPRSFRLLEELERGEKGIGDGAVSYGMDDSDDVYMQSWTGTIIGPPNTVHEGRIYQLKLFCGKDYPDIPPAVRFQTRINMSCVNLETGVVEPSRFSMLSDWKPECTLEDILIQLKKEMISPQNRKLSQPPDGNEDSRLEKGIVLRCCIL; this is encoded by the exons ATGGGTTCTGAAGAATCTTCGCAGGTTATTG TACCAAGGAGCTTCAGGTTATTGGAAGAGCTCGAGAGAGGAGAGAAGGGAATAGGTGATGGAGCTGTAAGTTATGGGATGGATGATTCCGATGATGTATACATGCAGTCGTGGACAGGAACCATCATTGGTCCTCCTAAT ACTGTACACGAAGGGCGCATATACCAGTTAAAACTTTTCTGTGGGAAAGATTATCCAGACATTCCGCCAGCTGTGAGGTTCCAGACACGGATAAATATGAGCTGTGTAAACCTGGAAACGGGTGTG GTCGAACCCAGTCGCTTCTCTATGCTTTCTGACTGGAAACCGGAGTGCACATTGGAGGATATCTTGATACAGCTCAAAAAAGAGATGATTTCTCCCCAAAATCGTAAACTGTCTCAGCCTCCTGACG GCAATGAGGATTCTAGGTTGGAAAAAGGGATAGTCCTCAGATGCTGCATTCTCTAA